One window of the Periophthalmus magnuspinnatus isolate fPerMag1 chromosome 6, fPerMag1.2.pri, whole genome shotgun sequence genome contains the following:
- the LOC117371790 gene encoding bromodomain-containing protein 1-like isoform X2 translates to MRKKGRNQRTSVLKRESSPIKPSPNRETLTYAQAQRMVELEVDGRVHRISIYDKLDVITDDDPTAQEIMECNSNKENHEKPQQVLVRSVRLKNNQQKKNAALVASQAPTHANNSGLLEPKFRTVEYNLPVVPKRPPAYYKYTEMTEEELDEEVEYDMDEEDYAWLDLMNEKRKSEGASHVSHNLFEFLMDRFEKESHMATQGQSDHQSLVDEDAVCCICMDGDGADSNVILFCDLCNIAVHQECYGVPYIPEGQWLCRHCLQCPSRPAECVFCPNRGGALKRTDDDRWGHVACAIWVPEVGFSDTVFIEPIDGVRNIPPARWKLTCYLCKEKGVGACIQCDKMNCYTAFHVSCAQKAGLFMKIEPLKEESPSGATTFSVKKTAYCCAHTPGGCDRRALNIYEEAHRKNGACQKRSEKRKARSKVWHRKKTRKVEPEPIVEPEMPPNNGPSITASSLNTILNQVSVQRKRPFVERVLSYWVLKRQSRNNVPLIRRLQANPQTPKTKQESRAEANQALKEQLKEWHRLRHDLERARLLLELIRKREKLKREEMKLQQSVLEMQLTPFNILLRAVLRQLQEKDHYSIFAQPVSVKEVPDYLDIIKNPMDYSTMRKRIDDHVYRNLDEFEADFNLIIANCLTYNAKDTFFYKAALRMQDHGGAILRRARREVDRIGFDFPSGIHLPEPPKQEETPPFTWDEVDQLLTPTYRQRTPLEEQLKELLQKLDLSRAMKQSPSRSKRLKLLKKTITEVRSEIGLKKPLPQSPTAQDPSPTPAQPELKPLPELHAATAHEDKFIPLPALSPTHSPPSSAPSVTVSKADTDEDPMESDASTSPPRDTPNGHLPDELLLNLQPELSPRGNRRTNILFRKSKSVSPHKPAPAEESGAPLAKTFLSVVIPRLETLLLPKKRTRSSSVDTHEEVPRKRPSAGLTNGFVVEEEEEGLLPSRPLEPRRRCASESSLSSSEVLCGTSTTSVSKSGKGRPAARRSTVDDKSSIINCVENGEFANSAKLSTAVWKPTDSSAFVLEPLKLVWAKCSGYPSFPALIMEPRVRRAGYLLHGLDLPRPPRDVLRLGEQMQFKSAEKLFLVHFFDSRRSWQWLPRSKMAPFGIQPSLDRLKLVESCSSFHRKAVRLAFNRAMDHLSRVCGNPKQSNK, encoded by the exons ATGCGGAAAAAGGGTCGAAACCAGCGCACGTCGGTTCTCAAGCGCGAGTCATCCCCCATCAAGCCCTCGCCCAATCGGGAGACTCTGACCTATGCCCAAGCCCAGAGGATGGTGGAACTGGAGGTGGATGGGCGCGTCCACCGCATCAGCATCTATGACAAGCTGGATGTGATCACTGATGACGACCCCACGGCGCAGGAAATCATGGAGTGCAACAGTAACAAGGAGAACCATGAAAAACCTCAGCAAGTTTTGGTCCGCTCAGTACGTCTCAAAAACAACCAGCAAAAGAAGAATGCAGCTCTGGTGGCTTCCCAGGCGCCCACACACGCAAACAACAGTGGTTTACTTGAGCCGAAATTCAGGACTGTAGAATATAATCTCCCCGTGGTGCCCAAGAGACCACCAGCATATTATAAGTATACAGAAATGACCGAGGAGGAGCTGGACGAGGAGGTGGAGTATGACATGGACGAGGAAGACTACGCCTGGCTGGACCTCATGAATGAGAAACGGAAAAGCGAAGGTGCCAGTCATGTGTCACACAACCTGTTTGAGTTCCTCATGGACCGTTTTGAGAAGGAGTCCCACATGGCCACACAGGGTCAGAGTGATCACCAGTCTCTTGTGGACGAAGATGCGGTGTGCTGCATTTGCATGGATGGCGATGGGGCAGACAGCAACGTCATCCTCTTCTGCGATTTGTGCAACATCGCTGTGCATCAGGAGTGTTATGGCGTCCCCTACATCCCCGAAGGACAGTGGCTGTGTCGTCATTGCCTGCAGTGCCCTTCTCGCCCGGCCGAATGTGTTTTCTGTCCCAACCGAGGAGGCGCACTAAAGAGGACCGACGACGATCGCTGGGGACATGTGGCATGTGCAATCTGGGTGCCTGAAGTAGGTTTTTCTGATACTGTTTTTATCGAGCCCATCGACGGAGTGCGTAATATCCCACCGGCGCGTTGGAAGCTCACCTGTTACCTTTGTAAAGAGAAAGGCGTAGGCGCGTGTATACAATGTGACAAAATGAACTGTTACACAGCTTTCCACGTCAGCTGTGCACAGAAGGCAGGGCTATTTATGAAAATTGAGCCTTTGAAGGAGGAGTCACCATCTGGAGCGACCACTTTCTCTGTGAAGAAGACTGCTTACTGCTGTGCCCATACGCCTGGTGGGTGCGACAGGAGGGCACTGAACATCTACGAGGAAGCACACAGGAAAAATGGAGCTTGTCAAAAGAGAAGCGAGAAGAGGAAGGCCCGCTCTAAAGTGTGGCATCGGAAGAAGACCAGGAAAGTAGAGCCCGAGCCAATAGTAGAACCAGAGATGCCACCAAACAACGGGCCCAGTATCACTGCGTCAAG TTTGAACACCATCCTGAACCAGGTGTCTGTGCAAAGGAAGCGTCCATTTGTGGAGCGGGTGCTGAGTTACTGGGTACTAAAGAGACAGTCGAGAAACAACGTGCCTCTGATTCGAAGACTGCAGGCCAACCCACAGACACCTAAAACAAAACAG GAGAGTCGTGCCGAGGCAAACCAAGCTCTAAAGGAGCAGCTAAAAGAGTGGCATCGCCTTCGCCACGACCTTGAGAGAGCTAGGCTATTGTTAGAGCTAATCAGAAAGAGGGAAAAACTCAAGAGAGAAGAG ATGAAATTGCAGCAGTCTGTCCTGGAGATGCAGTTGACCCCATTCAACATCCTGCTGAGAGCTGTGCTCCGGCAGCTCCAGGAAAAGGACCACTACAGTATTTTCGCTCAGCCAGTCAGCGTCAAGGAG GTGCCGGACTACCTGGACATTATCAAGAACCCCATGGACTACTCCACGATGAGGAAACGCATCGATGACCACGTGTACAGGAATCTGGATGAGTTTGAGGCGGACTTTAACCTCATCATCGCCAATTGTTTGACCTACAATGCCAAGGACACGTTCTTCTACAAGGCAGCTCTCCGCATGCAGGACCATGGGGGGGCCATCCTGAGGCGAGCCCGCAGAGAGGTGGACCGCATCGGCTTCGACTTCCCCAGCGGGATCCACCTGCCTGAGCCCCCTAAACAGGAGGAAACGCCCCCTTTCACCTGGGACGAGG TGGACCAGTTGTTGACCCCCACCTATCGGCAACGCACCCCTCTGGAGGAGCAGCTGAAGGAGCTGCTGCAGAAGCTGGACTTGAGTCGGGCCATGAAGCAGAGCCCGTCTCGCAGCAAGAGACTCAAGTTACTGAAGAAGACCATCACGGAAGTCCGCAGTGAGATTGGCCTCAAGAAGCCACTCCCCCAGTCCCCCACAGCCCAGGACCCCTCCCCAACACCAGCCCAACCTGAGCTAAAACCACTACCTGAACTCCACGCTGCCACTGCACACGAGGACAAGTTCATACCTCTGCCCGCACTCTCGCCCACACACTCGCCCCccagctccgccccctccgtCACGGTGTCCAAAGCGGACACGGACGAGGACCCCATGGAGTCGGACGCATCTACCTCACCGCCGCGGGATACTCCCAATGGACACCTCCCCGACGAGCTTCTCCTCAACCTGCAGCCTGAGCTCTCGCCCCGGGGGAACAGACGGACCAATATCCTGTTCAGGAAGTCCAAAAGCGTCAGCCCCCACAAGCCCGCCCCTGCAGAGGAGTCCGGAGCACCACTTGCCAAGACCTTCTTGTCTGTGGTCATCCCTCGCCTGGAGACGCTGCTGCTGCCCAAGAAACGCACGCGCAGCAGCAGCGTTGACACACATGAAGAGGTGCCCCGGAAAAGGCCCAGCGCAG GGCTCACAAACGGTTTTGtcgtggaggaagaggaggaaggctTGCTACCTTCTCGGCCTCTGGAGCCACGCAGACGTTGTGCCTCAGAGTCCAGCCTCTCCTCCAGCGAAGTCCTCTGTGGCACCAG CACCACCTCAGTGTCTAAAAGTGGTAAGGGTCGGCCGGCAGCTCGTAGAAGCACTGTGGATGATAAAAGCTCCATCATAAACTGTGTGGAAAATGGAGAGTTCGCCAACTCTGCAAAATTGTCCACAG CTGTGTGGAAGCCTACAGACTCCTCTGCATTTGTGCTGGAGCCTCTTAAACTAGTTTGGGCTAAGTGTAGTGGATATCCCTCGTTCCCTGCGCTG atAATGGAGCCACGGGTGCGGAGGGCGGGCTATCTCCTCCACGGGCTGGACCTGCCCCGGCCACCGCGGGACGTGCTCAGACTCGGAGAGCAGATGCAGTTCAAGTCCGCCGAGAAACTATTCCTCGTCCACTTCTTCGACAGCAGACGCAGCTG GCAATGGCTTCCTAGATCTAAGATGGCGCCTTTTGGCATCCAACCATCTCTGGACCGCTTGAAGCTGGTAGAATCGTGTTCTTCGTTCCACAGGAAGGCTGTGCGGCTCGCCTTCAACCGCGCCATGGACCACCTGAGCCGTGTGTGTGGCAATCCCAAACAGAGCAACAAATAA
- the LOC117371790 gene encoding bromodomain-containing protein 1-like isoform X1 produces the protein MRKKGRNQRTSVLKRESSPIKPSPNRETLTYAQAQRMVELEVDGRVHRISIYDKLDVITDDDPTAQEIMECNSNKENHEKPQQVLVRSVRLKNNQQKKNAALVASQAPTHANNSGLLEPKFRTVEYNLPVVPKRPPAYYKYTEMTEEELDEEVEYDMDEEDYAWLDLMNEKRKSEGASHVSHNLFEFLMDRFEKESHMATQGQSDHQSLVDEDAVCCICMDGDGADSNVILFCDLCNIAVHQECYGVPYIPEGQWLCRHCLQCPSRPAECVFCPNRGGALKRTDDDRWGHVACAIWVPEVGFSDTVFIEPIDGVRNIPPARWKLTCYLCKEKGVGACIQCDKMNCYTAFHVSCAQKAGLFMKIEPLKEESPSGATTFSVKKTAYCCAHTPGGCDRRALNIYEEAHRKNGACQKRSEKRKARSKVWHRKKTRKVEPEPIVEPEMPPNNGPSITASSLNTILNQVSVQRKRPFVERVLSYWVLKRQSRNNVPLIRRLQANPQTPKTKQESRAEANQALKEQLKEWHRLRHDLERARLLLELIRKREKLKREEMKLQQSVLEMQLTPFNILLRAVLRQLQEKDHYSIFAQPVSVKEVPDYLDIIKNPMDYSTMRKRIDDHVYRNLDEFEADFNLIIANCLTYNAKDTFFYKAALRMQDHGGAILRRARREVDRIGFDFPSGIHLPEPPKQEETPPFTWDEVDQLLTPTYRQRTPLEEQLKELLQKLDLSRAMKQSPSRSKRLKLLKKTITEVRSEIGLKKPLPQSPTAQDPSPTPAQPELKPLPELHAATAHEDKFIPLPALSPTHSPPSSAPSVTVSKADTDEDPMESDASTSPPRDTPNGHLPDELLLNLQPELSPRGNRRTNILFRKSKSVSPHKPAPAEESGAPLAKTFLSVVIPRLETLLLPKKRTRSSSVDTHEEVPRKRPSAGLTNGFVVEEEEEGLLPSRPLEPRRRCASESSLSSSEVLCGTSTTSVSKSGKGRPAARRSTVDDKSSIINCVENGEFANSAKLSTDNGATGAEGGLSPPRAGPAPATAGRAQTRRADAVQVRRETIPRPLLRQQTQLAMAS, from the exons ATGCGGAAAAAGGGTCGAAACCAGCGCACGTCGGTTCTCAAGCGCGAGTCATCCCCCATCAAGCCCTCGCCCAATCGGGAGACTCTGACCTATGCCCAAGCCCAGAGGATGGTGGAACTGGAGGTGGATGGGCGCGTCCACCGCATCAGCATCTATGACAAGCTGGATGTGATCACTGATGACGACCCCACGGCGCAGGAAATCATGGAGTGCAACAGTAACAAGGAGAACCATGAAAAACCTCAGCAAGTTTTGGTCCGCTCAGTACGTCTCAAAAACAACCAGCAAAAGAAGAATGCAGCTCTGGTGGCTTCCCAGGCGCCCACACACGCAAACAACAGTGGTTTACTTGAGCCGAAATTCAGGACTGTAGAATATAATCTCCCCGTGGTGCCCAAGAGACCACCAGCATATTATAAGTATACAGAAATGACCGAGGAGGAGCTGGACGAGGAGGTGGAGTATGACATGGACGAGGAAGACTACGCCTGGCTGGACCTCATGAATGAGAAACGGAAAAGCGAAGGTGCCAGTCATGTGTCACACAACCTGTTTGAGTTCCTCATGGACCGTTTTGAGAAGGAGTCCCACATGGCCACACAGGGTCAGAGTGATCACCAGTCTCTTGTGGACGAAGATGCGGTGTGCTGCATTTGCATGGATGGCGATGGGGCAGACAGCAACGTCATCCTCTTCTGCGATTTGTGCAACATCGCTGTGCATCAGGAGTGTTATGGCGTCCCCTACATCCCCGAAGGACAGTGGCTGTGTCGTCATTGCCTGCAGTGCCCTTCTCGCCCGGCCGAATGTGTTTTCTGTCCCAACCGAGGAGGCGCACTAAAGAGGACCGACGACGATCGCTGGGGACATGTGGCATGTGCAATCTGGGTGCCTGAAGTAGGTTTTTCTGATACTGTTTTTATCGAGCCCATCGACGGAGTGCGTAATATCCCACCGGCGCGTTGGAAGCTCACCTGTTACCTTTGTAAAGAGAAAGGCGTAGGCGCGTGTATACAATGTGACAAAATGAACTGTTACACAGCTTTCCACGTCAGCTGTGCACAGAAGGCAGGGCTATTTATGAAAATTGAGCCTTTGAAGGAGGAGTCACCATCTGGAGCGACCACTTTCTCTGTGAAGAAGACTGCTTACTGCTGTGCCCATACGCCTGGTGGGTGCGACAGGAGGGCACTGAACATCTACGAGGAAGCACACAGGAAAAATGGAGCTTGTCAAAAGAGAAGCGAGAAGAGGAAGGCCCGCTCTAAAGTGTGGCATCGGAAGAAGACCAGGAAAGTAGAGCCCGAGCCAATAGTAGAACCAGAGATGCCACCAAACAACGGGCCCAGTATCACTGCGTCAAG TTTGAACACCATCCTGAACCAGGTGTCTGTGCAAAGGAAGCGTCCATTTGTGGAGCGGGTGCTGAGTTACTGGGTACTAAAGAGACAGTCGAGAAACAACGTGCCTCTGATTCGAAGACTGCAGGCCAACCCACAGACACCTAAAACAAAACAG GAGAGTCGTGCCGAGGCAAACCAAGCTCTAAAGGAGCAGCTAAAAGAGTGGCATCGCCTTCGCCACGACCTTGAGAGAGCTAGGCTATTGTTAGAGCTAATCAGAAAGAGGGAAAAACTCAAGAGAGAAGAG ATGAAATTGCAGCAGTCTGTCCTGGAGATGCAGTTGACCCCATTCAACATCCTGCTGAGAGCTGTGCTCCGGCAGCTCCAGGAAAAGGACCACTACAGTATTTTCGCTCAGCCAGTCAGCGTCAAGGAG GTGCCGGACTACCTGGACATTATCAAGAACCCCATGGACTACTCCACGATGAGGAAACGCATCGATGACCACGTGTACAGGAATCTGGATGAGTTTGAGGCGGACTTTAACCTCATCATCGCCAATTGTTTGACCTACAATGCCAAGGACACGTTCTTCTACAAGGCAGCTCTCCGCATGCAGGACCATGGGGGGGCCATCCTGAGGCGAGCCCGCAGAGAGGTGGACCGCATCGGCTTCGACTTCCCCAGCGGGATCCACCTGCCTGAGCCCCCTAAACAGGAGGAAACGCCCCCTTTCACCTGGGACGAGG TGGACCAGTTGTTGACCCCCACCTATCGGCAACGCACCCCTCTGGAGGAGCAGCTGAAGGAGCTGCTGCAGAAGCTGGACTTGAGTCGGGCCATGAAGCAGAGCCCGTCTCGCAGCAAGAGACTCAAGTTACTGAAGAAGACCATCACGGAAGTCCGCAGTGAGATTGGCCTCAAGAAGCCACTCCCCCAGTCCCCCACAGCCCAGGACCCCTCCCCAACACCAGCCCAACCTGAGCTAAAACCACTACCTGAACTCCACGCTGCCACTGCACACGAGGACAAGTTCATACCTCTGCCCGCACTCTCGCCCACACACTCGCCCCccagctccgccccctccgtCACGGTGTCCAAAGCGGACACGGACGAGGACCCCATGGAGTCGGACGCATCTACCTCACCGCCGCGGGATACTCCCAATGGACACCTCCCCGACGAGCTTCTCCTCAACCTGCAGCCTGAGCTCTCGCCCCGGGGGAACAGACGGACCAATATCCTGTTCAGGAAGTCCAAAAGCGTCAGCCCCCACAAGCCCGCCCCTGCAGAGGAGTCCGGAGCACCACTTGCCAAGACCTTCTTGTCTGTGGTCATCCCTCGCCTGGAGACGCTGCTGCTGCCCAAGAAACGCACGCGCAGCAGCAGCGTTGACACACATGAAGAGGTGCCCCGGAAAAGGCCCAGCGCAG GGCTCACAAACGGTTTTGtcgtggaggaagaggaggaaggctTGCTACCTTCTCGGCCTCTGGAGCCACGCAGACGTTGTGCCTCAGAGTCCAGCCTCTCCTCCAGCGAAGTCCTCTGTGGCACCAG CACCACCTCAGTGTCTAAAAGTGGTAAGGGTCGGCCGGCAGCTCGTAGAAGCACTGTGGATGATAAAAGCTCCATCATAAACTGTGTGGAAAATGGAGAGTTCGCCAACTCTGCAAAATTGTCCACAG atAATGGAGCCACGGGTGCGGAGGGCGGGCTATCTCCTCCACGGGCTGGACCTGCCCCGGCCACCGCGGGACGTGCTCAGACTCGGAGAGCAGATGCAGTTCAAGTCCGCCGAGAAACTATTCCTCGTCCACTTCTTCGACAGCAGACGCAGCTG GCAATGGCTTCCTAG